The Dyadobacter subterraneus genome window below encodes:
- a CDS encoding FKBP-type peptidyl-prolyl cis-trans isomerase has protein sequence MKSKFLTLGVMLAGLVGMISCNKGMEYDDEAKAVENQQSIEKYLADSSITATKDSSGMYYVLRKANPAGAKPKAEEGVRLNFNGYTLDGRLVASSVNTDKIPFVRPYNLGFLLGGMERALNILRVGESATLFMPFYLAFGSYSSDNIPAYSVIKMNIEVVNSRSEVQQIDDFIAANKLTVSERTTDNLVIARTNTVTGDSIGTGKIVNISYKGKLLTGATFDNGDKPYSFTTGTGGMTGGPVIGFDRAIRKLRKGEKATIVFPSAIGYGKAGVQASGIYYIYPYSPISFDVEVL, from the coding sequence ATGAAGAGTAAATTTTTAACACTGGGCGTGATGTTGGCTGGGCTTGTCGGGATGATATCTTGTAACAAAGGGATGGAATATGACGATGAAGCAAAGGCAGTTGAGAATCAGCAATCAATAGAAAAATATCTGGCTGACAGTTCTATTACAGCTACCAAAGATTCATCAGGAATGTATTATGTGTTGAGAAAGGCGAATCCTGCCGGAGCGAAGCCAAAAGCTGAGGAAGGTGTACGACTAAATTTTAATGGTTATACTTTGGATGGAAGATTGGTGGCTTCTTCTGTAAATACGGATAAAATTCCTTTTGTACGTCCTTACAACCTGGGATTTTTGCTTGGAGGAATGGAACGTGCGCTGAATATTCTGCGTGTGGGAGAATCTGCTACGCTATTTATGCCATTCTATCTTGCTTTTGGTTCTTATTCGTCTGATAATATTCCTGCATATTCTGTGATTAAAATGAATATCGAGGTGGTTAATAGCCGTTCGGAAGTGCAGCAGATAGACGATTTTATTGCAGCGAATAAACTGACTGTTTCCGAAAGGACTACTGATAATCTGGTAATTGCGAGAACAAATACGGTAACGGGAGATTCGATAGGAACTGGAAAAATTGTTAATATATCTTATAAAGGCAAACTGTTAACTGGTGCGACATTTGATAATGGAGATAAACCCTATTCCTTTACCACTGGTACTGGTGGAATGACTGGAGGACCTGTTATTGGTTTTGATCGCGCAATACGGAAATTGCGTAAAGGAGAAAAAGCTACAATTGTCTTTCCATCAGCAATTGGTTATGGAAAAGCCGGTGTGCAGGCTTCTGGAATTTATTACATCTATCCATATTCACCTATATCCTTTGATGTTGAAGTATTGTAA
- a CDS encoding alpha-ketoacid dehydrogenase subunit alpha/beta, with protein sequence MLLNDSLTGSSVLNKENITDDYRLACESRQVSLLGRKDTMGGRSKFGIFGDGKEVVQIALARAFKLGDFRSGYYRDQTIEAALGNLTWQQFFAQMYAHADLEHEPHTGGRSMNGHFSTRWLDENGKWLDQTKLYNSVCDISPTAGQIPRSVGLAYASKLYRENKEIQYLDTFSNKGNEIVFGTIGDASTSQGMFWESMNAAGVLQIPLLMSVWDDGYGISVPVEYQTTKSSISKALGGLQRNEEETGVEIITVNGWDYPALIETYQKAADLCRNEQVPVLIHVTELTQPQGHSSSGSHERYKSKPRLQWENERDCNLRFRDWILNNGYATDEELEKIEADAKETARDARNRAWKAYRKDLDKEHLKTVELIQKTAKESIFSEELSAIATELSKTYYPVRRDNAVSVRKALRLIRNENTPSRVVLQEWLQNTLKENAIRYNSQLYSESDESPLLVEPVNPVFSDDSITVDGREVIRSYFNALFAQDPRVVAIGEDVGMIGDVNQGLAGLQEKYGELRITDTGIRETTIIGQGIGMAMRGLRPIVEIQYFDYIYYALATLTDDLASLRYRTAGGQKAPLIIRTRGHRLEGIWHSGSPMGTMLSSVRGMHIVVPRNFTQAAGLYNTLIKGDDPALVVEPLNAYRQKELLADNIGEICIPLGQPEILKEGKDVTIVTYGSMCRIVMEAATQLHNLGIEVEVIDVQTLLPFDVDHRILESIKKTNRVIFADEDVPGSASAFMMQQVLEAQNAYRWLDSSPVTISAKPHRPPYGSDGDYFTKPNMDDVIEVAYKIMQETDPNHFPALY encoded by the coding sequence ATGCTTCTAAATGATAGTTTGACCGGTTCCAGTGTTTTGAATAAAGAAAATATAACAGACGATTATCGCCTGGCTTGTGAAAGTCGGCAAGTCAGCTTATTGGGGAGAAAAGATACCATGGGAGGCCGGTCCAAATTTGGAATTTTTGGAGATGGAAAAGAAGTAGTGCAAATTGCTCTGGCCAGAGCATTCAAACTAGGTGATTTTCGCTCAGGCTATTACAGGGACCAAACCATTGAAGCTGCGCTGGGGAATTTAACATGGCAGCAATTTTTCGCTCAAATGTACGCCCACGCTGACCTGGAACATGAACCGCATACAGGCGGAAGATCCATGAACGGACATTTTTCAACCCGTTGGTTGGATGAAAACGGAAAGTGGCTGGACCAGACAAAATTATATAATTCAGTTTGTGATATTTCGCCAACAGCCGGCCAAATTCCCCGCTCGGTTGGTTTGGCTTACGCTTCGAAACTTTACAGAGAAAATAAAGAAATCCAATACTTAGATACGTTTTCAAACAAAGGAAACGAAATTGTTTTCGGGACAATCGGTGATGCATCGACTTCACAGGGCATGTTTTGGGAATCGATGAATGCTGCCGGTGTTTTGCAGATTCCCTTGCTAATGTCTGTCTGGGATGATGGCTATGGAATTTCGGTTCCGGTGGAGTATCAAACAACAAAATCCAGCATTTCAAAAGCACTCGGAGGATTACAGCGCAATGAAGAAGAAACCGGGGTTGAAATCATTACCGTAAATGGCTGGGATTATCCTGCACTTATTGAAACTTATCAAAAAGCGGCTGACCTATGCCGGAATGAACAGGTTCCTGTACTTATTCACGTTACAGAACTTACGCAGCCACAAGGACATTCATCATCAGGATCACATGAAAGATATAAATCCAAACCACGACTCCAGTGGGAAAATGAGCGGGACTGCAATCTGCGTTTCCGCGACTGGATCTTAAATAATGGTTATGCAACGGACGAAGAGTTAGAAAAAATCGAAGCCGATGCAAAAGAAACAGCCCGAGATGCCCGTAACCGGGCCTGGAAAGCTTACCGAAAGGATCTCGATAAAGAACATCTTAAAACCGTAGAACTAATTCAGAAAACGGCAAAAGAAAGTATTTTTTCAGAAGAATTATCAGCAATTGCTACGGAACTGAGCAAAACATATTATCCGGTTCGCCGGGACAATGCGGTTAGTGTCCGCAAAGCGCTTCGACTTATACGGAATGAAAATACGCCTTCCCGCGTGGTCTTGCAGGAATGGCTTCAAAATACACTGAAAGAAAACGCTATTCGCTACAATTCCCAGCTTTACAGCGAATCTGATGAATCTCCACTGCTGGTTGAACCGGTAAATCCTGTATTTTCTGATGATAGTATAACGGTCGATGGCCGTGAAGTTATTCGCTCTTATTTCAACGCATTATTTGCACAGGATCCACGCGTGGTGGCTATTGGTGAAGATGTCGGGATGATTGGTGATGTGAATCAGGGTTTAGCCGGATTGCAGGAAAAATATGGAGAACTTCGGATAACTGATACAGGAATTCGCGAAACGACGATTATCGGACAAGGAATCGGAATGGCCATGAGAGGTTTACGTCCAATCGTTGAAATCCAGTATTTTGACTATATCTATTACGCTCTCGCCACGCTTACCGATGACCTTGCAAGTCTGCGTTACAGAACCGCTGGCGGACAAAAAGCACCGTTAATTATTCGCACCCGCGGGCATCGTCTGGAAGGAATCTGGCATTCAGGTTCTCCTATGGGGACAATGTTGAGCAGCGTTCGCGGTATGCATATTGTTGTTCCAAGAAATTTTACGCAGGCTGCCGGTTTATATAATACTTTAATAAAAGGCGATGATCCGGCACTTGTTGTTGAACCGCTAAACGCTTACCGTCAGAAAGAATTACTGGCCGATAATATCGGAGAAATATGCATTCCACTTGGCCAGCCGGAAATTTTGAAAGAAGGAAAAGATGTCACCATCGTTACTTATGGCTCCATGTGCCGTATAGTGATGGAGGCAGCAACACAATTACATAATCTGGGAATTGAGGTCGAGGTAATTGATGTGCAGACATTATTACCATTTGATGTTGATCACCGGATTCTGGAATCAATCAAGAAAACGAACAGAGTGATTTTTGCAGATGAAGATGTACCGGGAAGTGCCTCGGCCTTTATGATGCAGCAGGTTTTGGAAGCGCAAAATGCTTACCGCTGGCTTGATTCGTCCCCTGTTACGATTTCAGCTAAACCACATCGTCCTCCTTATGGTTCTGATGGAGATTATTTCACCAAACCGAATATGGATGATGTGATTGAAGTAGCATACAAAATTATGCAGGAAACCGATCCAAATCATTTCCCTGCTTTGTATTAG
- a CDS encoding YjjG family noncanonical pyrimidine nucleotidase, producing MKYKHLFFDLDHTLWDFEKNSSESLEDIYYNSDLKQHGVSSMENFIQSFLRINTALWDAFDRGTLHHAYIRENRFKMVFEELGVDCPPNHVEIGEIYLNTLPEKKHLLEGALDILDYVTEKGYEVHIVTNGFNDIQAKKISSSGISHFFKNVITFENANAKKPDPKIFAYALEMANASPEESIMIGDNWIADVMGAKQFGLDTVYLNPAGLSFDESPTYDIRRLEELKLIF from the coding sequence ATGAAATACAAGCATCTTTTTTTTGACCTCGATCACACATTATGGGATTTTGAGAAGAATTCTTCTGAGTCTCTTGAAGATATTTATTATAATTCTGACCTGAAACAGCATGGTGTATCCTCCATGGAAAATTTTATTCAGTCATTTTTAAGAATTAATACGGCACTTTGGGATGCTTTTGACAGAGGAACTTTGCACCATGCCTATATACGTGAAAACCGTTTCAAAATGGTTTTTGAAGAACTGGGTGTAGATTGTCCACCTAATCACGTAGAAATTGGAGAAATCTATCTGAATACGCTTCCGGAAAAAAAACATTTACTTGAAGGCGCTCTTGATATTCTGGATTACGTAACAGAAAAAGGTTACGAAGTTCACATCGTAACCAACGGCTTTAATGACATCCAGGCAAAAAAGATTTCAAGCTCCGGTATTTCTCACTTTTTCAAAAACGTAATAACTTTTGAAAATGCCAATGCGAAAAAGCCCGATCCGAAAATTTTCGCTTATGCGCTGGAAATGGCTAATGCATCTCCGGAAGAAAGTATTATGATAGGAGACAACTGGATTGCCGATGTTATGGGCGCAAAACAATTTGGCCTGGATACGGTTTATCTAAATCCTGCTGGACTTTCTTTTGACGAATCTCCAACTTATGATATTCGTCGCCTCGAAGAATTGAAATTAATCTTTTAA
- a CDS encoding DUF1573 domain-containing protein: MKVFFSALVLLVGLTTVSFAQKGVLKFKEETHKFGKVPQGTPVTNEFVFTNTGTDPVVISNVTVSCGCTTPVWSKAPVLPGKTGIIKATFNAAAAGSFNKPVTVFSNTEGGSITLYLNGEVVAKEAAKASSK; the protein is encoded by the coding sequence ATGAAAGTATTCTTTTCCGCGTTGGTTTTACTAGTTGGTTTAACCACTGTCAGTTTTGCACAAAAAGGTGTTTTGAAATTCAAAGAAGAAACACACAAGTTTGGTAAAGTTCCTCAGGGTACACCGGTTACAAACGAATTTGTTTTCACGAACACAGGTACTGATCCTGTTGTGATTTCAAACGTAACGGTTTCATGCGGATGTACTACTCCGGTATGGTCAAAAGCACCTGTATTGCCAGGAAAAACAGGTATCATTAAAGCAACATTTAACGCTGCTGCGGCCGGTTCTTTCAACAAGCCTGTAACTGTTTTCAGTAACACAGAAGGCGGATCTATTACTTTATATCTTAACGGAGAAGTTGTTGCAAAAGAAGCAGCAAAAGCTTCATCAAAGTAA
- a CDS encoding DegT/DnrJ/EryC1/StrS family aminotransferase: MKKIWLSPPHMSGQEIKYIQEAFDSNWIAPLGPNVDAFEQELARYVGINEAVALSSGTAALHLALIMAGVGPGDIVICPTFTFAASANPIVYLKATPVFIDSENLTWNICPNILEETIKYYVKKGKKPKAIIGVHIYGMPVQLNEILFLCEKYEIPLVEDAAEALRSSYHGKKLGSFGKMSIISFNGNKIITTSGGGALLSDDPVIIKKAKFLASQAKDDAPHYQHSEIGYNYRLSNICAGIGRAQLDVIDERVKSRRANFEFYKKELGKFPGISFQNEPPGFISNRWLTCILLDSKISKEINADKIRLYLKTKNIESRPLWKPLHLQPVFKDAPYFGGNLAGDLFEKGLCLPSGSALSDVDLLFISKNIGDVFHIALKSLPIG, from the coding sequence ATGAAAAAGATCTGGCTATCTCCGCCACATATGAGTGGACAGGAAATAAAATATATTCAGGAGGCATTTGATTCAAACTGGATTGCACCGCTGGGGCCGAATGTTGATGCTTTCGAGCAGGAACTTGCAAGATACGTTGGTATTAATGAGGCTGTGGCGCTTTCCTCAGGTACGGCAGCTCTACATCTTGCACTGATTATGGCTGGTGTAGGACCAGGTGATATTGTCATTTGTCCAACCTTTACATTTGCCGCCAGTGCTAATCCAATTGTTTATCTCAAAGCAACACCTGTTTTTATTGACAGTGAAAATTTAACCTGGAATATATGTCCTAACATTTTAGAAGAAACCATTAAGTATTATGTAAAAAAAGGCAAAAAACCGAAGGCAATAATAGGCGTGCATATTTACGGGATGCCCGTTCAATTGAATGAAATATTATTCCTCTGTGAAAAATATGAAATCCCGCTTGTTGAAGATGCCGCCGAAGCATTAAGATCTTCCTACCATGGCAAAAAGCTGGGCTCATTTGGGAAAATGAGTATTATTTCTTTCAACGGAAATAAAATTATTACGACATCCGGTGGTGGTGCTTTACTATCAGATGATCCGGTTATAATAAAAAAAGCAAAGTTTCTGGCTTCACAAGCGAAAGACGACGCGCCGCATTACCAACATTCAGAAATTGGCTATAATTATCGTCTCAGTAATATTTGTGCAGGAATTGGCAGAGCGCAGCTTGATGTAATTGATGAACGTGTAAAAAGCAGACGGGCTAATTTTGAATTTTACAAAAAAGAGCTGGGAAAATTCCCTGGTATTTCTTTTCAGAATGAACCACCAGGTTTTATTTCTAATCGTTGGCTGACTTGTATTTTACTTGATTCGAAAATATCAAAGGAAATAAATGCTGATAAAATCCGGTTGTATCTAAAAACAAAAAATATTGAATCACGGCCCTTGTGGAAACCATTGCATTTACAGCCGGTTTTTAAAGATGCTCCGTATTTTGGAGGAAATTTAGCGGGAGACCTTTTTGAAAAAGGACTTTGTTTACCTTCAGGATCTGCTCTAAGCGATGTAGATTTATTATTTATTTCTAAAAATATCGGTGACGTATTTCATATAGCATTAAAAAGCCTTCCGATTGGATAA
- a CDS encoding S1 family peptidase, which translates to MFVEAIERVDQFTRPIHFIARYYGGSDIIPGTGTLFFINEDGFAITCRHIARQILYANQIYENYLKFKGELRRFERDPGYDTQKQFLEGKYKINSETPIRILSNFINCVNAYKSLTINLHPTQDLAVIQFRDYETKFYQGHATFLKDTREVKQGRYLCRLGYPFPEFTNYQLNKTTNDIEWIKEGRVNTPSFPIDGIITRHIGESNAIVGIEMSTPGLRGQSGGPLFDRNGVIYGMQSATRHLHLGFDQVNREVITDGHRKRVSNFPFLNVGQCVHVDVIKSYLRELKINFFEADDVK; encoded by the coding sequence ATGTTTGTTGAAGCCATTGAAAGGGTCGACCAGTTCACCCGTCCTATTCATTTTATTGCACGTTATTACGGAGGAAGTGATATAATCCCCGGAACCGGAACATTATTTTTTATCAATGAAGATGGTTTTGCAATCACATGTCGTCACATCGCCCGGCAAATCCTGTATGCCAATCAGATTTACGAAAACTACCTTAAATTTAAAGGTGAGCTAAGAAGATTCGAACGTGATCCGGGTTATGATACTCAAAAACAATTTCTGGAAGGCAAGTATAAAATTAATTCTGAAACACCAATCAGGATTCTTTCCAACTTTATAAATTGTGTCAATGCTTATAAAAGCCTGACAATCAATTTACACCCGACACAAGATCTTGCGGTAATTCAGTTCAGGGATTATGAGACCAAATTTTATCAGGGACATGCAACATTTCTAAAAGATACCAGGGAAGTCAAACAGGGTAGATATCTTTGCCGGTTGGGTTATCCTTTTCCTGAGTTTACCAATTATCAATTGAATAAAACTACAAATGATATTGAATGGATTAAGGAAGGACGGGTTAATACACCCAGTTTTCCCATTGACGGAATAATAACCAGACATATAGGAGAAAGCAATGCAATTGTAGGTATAGAAATGAGTACTCCGGGATTAAGAGGACAGAGCGGGGGCCCGCTATTTGACCGTAATGGCGTCATTTATGGTATGCAAAGTGCGACAAGACACCTGCACCTGGGATTTGACCAGGTTAATCGGGAAGTAATCACTGACGGGCATAGAAAAAGAGTGTCAAACTTTCCTTTTCTTAATGTTGGTCAGTGTGTTCATGTTGATGTAATTAAAAGTTATCTCCGCGAATTAAAAATCAATTTCTTCGAAGCGGACGACGTCAAGTAA
- a CDS encoding acetyltransferase, which produces MIIYGSGGHAKVIISCIVANRDKVDLIFDDIPGRKEIYGMTVSGFYNSDILPDQKLIIAIGDNSVRRKISNQVKHPFGITIHPSCIIDKTVKLGEGTVVLHNAVIQADAIIGRHVIINTSVSVDHDCVISDFVHLAPGVILSGNVYVGENTLVGVGSIIAPGLTIGKNCFIAAGSVVTKDIPDGTMVRGNPAKIISYHL; this is translated from the coding sequence ATGATCATATACGGTTCTGGCGGACACGCCAAGGTTATAATTTCCTGTATTGTTGCCAATCGTGACAAGGTTGATTTGATCTTTGACGATATTCCAGGCAGGAAAGAAATCTATGGAATGACAGTTTCAGGATTTTACAATTCAGATATTTTGCCCGATCAAAAACTGATTATCGCAATTGGCGATAATTCGGTCAGAAGAAAGATTTCAAATCAGGTAAAACATCCTTTTGGAATAACAATCCACCCTTCCTGCATTATTGACAAAACTGTAAAACTTGGAGAAGGAACTGTTGTTTTACACAACGCTGTCATCCAGGCCGATGCCATTATTGGCCGACATGTAATTATTAATACATCTGTTTCGGTTGATCACGATTGTGTGATCAGTGATTTCGTTCATCTCGCACCCGGTGTAATTCTGTCTGGAAATGTTTATGTTGGAGAAAATACATTAGTTGGAGTGGGAAGTATTATTGCGCCTGGTCTAACGATTGGAAAAAATTGTTTTATAGCAGCCGGTAGTGTTGTTACGAAAGATATTCCGGATGGAACGATGGTGCGTGGAAATCCTGCCAAGATAATTTCTTACCATTTATGA
- a CDS encoding RNA polymerase sigma factor — MEKVQVSDSELVTLYIRGNEKAFEKLVQRHKSRIYTTIYLIVKDQYVAEDLLQDTFIKAVDTIKSGRYNDEGKFLPWIIRIAHNLAIDYFRRDKRYPNVVFEDGSSVFNTLDFAEDSVESIQIRQETHEQLREMIQRLPDVQKQVLIMRHYEDMSFQEIADATGVSINTALGRMRYALINLRKQFSQRTPQYDKNFYLR, encoded by the coding sequence ATGGAGAAAGTCCAAGTTAGCGACAGTGAGTTGGTAACATTGTATATTCGTGGTAATGAGAAAGCCTTTGAAAAGCTTGTTCAGCGCCATAAGTCAAGAATTTACACGACTATTTACCTGATTGTCAAGGACCAATATGTAGCCGAGGATTTATTACAGGACACATTTATAAAGGCAGTTGACACAATAAAGTCAGGCAGATATAATGACGAAGGTAAATTTTTGCCATGGATTATACGGATCGCACACAACCTAGCCATTGATTATTTCAGACGCGATAAACGCTACCCCAATGTAGTGTTCGAAGATGGAAGCAGCGTATTTAATACACTGGATTTCGCGGAGGATTCCGTTGAATCAATCCAGATTCGGCAAGAAACGCACGAGCAGCTGAGGGAGATGATCCAACGGTTGCCGGATGTACAGAAGCAGGTTCTGATCATGCGCCATTATGAGGACATGAGTTTTCAGGAAATTGCTGATGCAACAGGTGTGAGTATTAATACGGCATTGGGAAGGATGCGTTACGCGTTGATAAATTTGCGCAAGCAATTCAGCCAACGTACCCCGCAATATGACAAAAACTTTTACCTACGATGA
- a CDS encoding DUF6089 family protein codes for MKQLSVKFFLKLLVLTGSVLLGLETKAQKIEVGGGLGIFNYKGDISPSYRFRFVKPAGSLFFRYNPNQALSLKAEVAAGLVGASDQYSKDPFQKIRNMSFRSRITEITTVAEYNFLDYQEKRYAVNWTPYVFGGIGYSKFKPDVVTDNYKTNTFIIPYGVGIKYQIKRPWNIGLEYGSRKTFSDYIDNLGGDPKNNDKLQQGDPSRKDAYYYIRLSVSYTFYRIVCP; via the coding sequence TTGAAACAGTTGAGTGTAAAATTTTTCCTGAAACTTCTCGTATTAACCGGCTCGGTTTTACTGGGACTTGAAACCAAAGCCCAAAAAATTGAAGTTGGTGGTGGCTTAGGCATTTTTAATTATAAAGGTGATATTTCGCCATCGTATAGATTCCGGTTTGTAAAACCGGCTGGAAGTTTATTTTTCAGATACAATCCCAATCAAGCATTATCCCTTAAGGCAGAAGTTGCCGCAGGTCTGGTTGGTGCTTCGGATCAGTACAGCAAAGATCCTTTTCAAAAGATTAGAAATATGTCATTCCGGTCAAGGATTACGGAGATCACAACAGTAGCGGAATACAACTTTCTCGACTATCAGGAAAAACGTTATGCCGTAAACTGGACGCCTTATGTTTTTGGCGGTATTGGATATTCGAAATTTAAACCGGACGTAGTTACTGATAATTATAAAACCAACACATTTATCATCCCTTACGGTGTCGGAATAAAATATCAGATTAAACGGCCATGGAATATTGGTCTGGAATACGGATCGCGGAAAACATTTAGCGATTACATTGATAATCTTGGTGGAGATCCGAAAAATAATGACAAGCTTCAACAAGGTGACCCGTCCAGAAAGGATGCTTATTATTATATCCGGCTGTCTGTAAGTTATACCTTTTACCGAATTGTTTGCCCCTAA
- the nth gene encoding endonuclease III codes for MNRKERFQLFLAYFTTNFPEPETELHYTNPFELLIAVILSAQCTDKRINQVTPALFNRFPDPESLAASNSEEVFTYIRSVSYPNNKSKHLVGMARMLVDKFESQIPASIPELQELPGVGRKTANVIASVIFNQPAMAVDTHVFRVSRRLGLVPSTATTPLAVEKGLMRHIPTELVPKAHHWLILHGRYICLARTPKCNICPLTSFCLYYEKLKI; via the coding sequence ATGAACAGAAAAGAGCGTTTTCAATTATTTTTAGCATATTTCACCACAAATTTCCCGGAACCTGAAACTGAGCTTCACTATACCAATCCTTTTGAATTGCTGATTGCCGTTATTTTATCTGCCCAATGTACAGACAAGCGGATTAATCAGGTCACTCCGGCACTTTTTAACCGCTTTCCTGACCCGGAATCTTTGGCGGCATCAAATTCAGAAGAAGTTTTTACTTATATCCGCTCCGTTTCTTATCCCAATAATAAAAGTAAACACCTTGTTGGTATGGCGAGAATGCTCGTCGATAAGTTTGAGTCACAAATTCCGGCTTCAATTCCTGAATTACAGGAGCTTCCGGGTGTCGGCCGGAAAACGGCCAATGTTATTGCATCCGTTATTTTCAACCAGCCGGCTATGGCTGTTGATACACACGTTTTTCGGGTTTCAAGACGGTTAGGATTGGTACCTTCTACCGCTACAACACCGCTTGCTGTGGAAAAAGGTTTAATGCGCCATATTCCAACAGAACTGGTGCCCAAAGCTCATCACTGGCTTATTTTACATGGACGTTACATTTGTCTGGCGCGAACACCAAAGTGTAATATTTGCCCGCTAACTTCATTTTGTCTGTACTACGAGAAACTTAAAATTTAA
- a CDS encoding DUF2911 domain-containing protein translates to MKKPLLILSIIVVLLIIGFFSFKRYTKSSSPAAVAEFHQKGIDVEVNYSRPSKKKRFIFGREQDNALVPYGKVWRTGANEATTIKFGEGIVFAGKPVKAGTYSIWTIPGQSEWTVILNNEIGQWGTNYNDGQDFLKANVPIRINRKVEELFKIYFEEQPSGVNMILSWDQTEAIIPIKLQ, encoded by the coding sequence ATGAAAAAACCTCTCCTGATCCTTTCCATAATTGTTGTCCTTTTAATCATTGGGTTTTTTAGTTTTAAAAGATATACCAAATCATCCAGCCCTGCCGCTGTCGCCGAATTTCATCAAAAAGGAATTGATGTTGAAGTGAATTACAGCCGGCCTTCAAAGAAAAAACGATTTATTTTTGGCAGGGAGCAGGACAATGCACTGGTGCCGTATGGAAAAGTATGGAGAACCGGAGCGAATGAAGCTACCACAATTAAATTTGGCGAAGGCATTGTGTTTGCAGGAAAACCCGTAAAAGCCGGTACATATTCAATCTGGACCATTCCCGGTCAATCAGAATGGACGGTAATTCTGAATAATGAAATAGGTCAATGGGGTACAAATTATAACGACGGCCAGGATTTTCTGAAAGCAAATGTCCCGATTAGAATTAACCGTAAGGTTGAAGAATTATTTAAAATTTACTTTGAAGAGCAGCCTTCTGGCGTTAACATGATTTTAAGCTGGGATCAAACAGAAGCGATTATTCCAATCAAACTTCAGTAA
- a CDS encoding sugar transferase yields MYKSFGKRFFDIISVATGLIILSPLFLFLTLLLCFFNKGKPFFFQSRPGLFCKIFMIVKFKTMLDSNDPSMDQLPDQDRITRVGKFLRRTSLDEIPQLWNVLKGEMSLVGPRPLLIEYLSGYDQNQLRRHDVKPGITGWAQINGRNEISWEEKFKYDLYYVDNLSLKLDSKIFLITLIKLISRRNRTFYSNKMMEKFTGSSSLIK; encoded by the coding sequence ATGTATAAAAGTTTTGGAAAAAGATTTTTTGATATCATATCAGTGGCGACGGGATTAATAATCCTGTCTCCGCTTTTTCTTTTTCTGACACTTCTTTTATGCTTTTTTAATAAAGGAAAACCCTTCTTTTTTCAATCCCGCCCTGGTTTATTCTGCAAGATTTTTATGATTGTAAAATTCAAAACAATGCTTGACTCAAACGATCCAAGTATGGATCAGTTACCTGATCAGGATAGAATAACACGAGTCGGAAAATTTCTGCGAAGAACTTCCCTGGACGAAATTCCGCAGCTTTGGAATGTATTGAAAGGAGAAATGAGTTTAGTTGGGCCGAGGCCATTGCTAATAGAATATTTGTCAGGATATGATCAAAATCAACTTCGCCGTCATGATGTAAAACCCGGAATTACCGGTTGGGCGCAAATCAATGGGCGTAATGAAATAAGTTGGGAAGAGAAATTTAAATATGATTTGTATTATGTTGATAATCTGTCACTAAAACTTGATTCAAAAATTTTTTTGATAACATTAATAAAATTGATTTCTCGGAGAAACCGTACATTTTACTCCAATAAAATGATGGAAAAATTTACCGGATCTTCATCTTTGATTAAATAA